A single region of the candidate division TA06 bacterium genome encodes:
- a CDS encoding deaminase has translation MARQVVDTDSAPKTIGPYSQAIKVGNLIFTSGQIAIDPEKNELISGGIKEQTRRVLQNLKAVLEAAGSSLANVVKTTVYLSDMNEFSAMNEVY, from the coding sequence GTGGCCCGTCAAGTCGTGGATACAGATAGCGCACCAAAGACGATTGGTCCATACAGTCAGGCCATTAAAGTGGGCAACTTGATCTTCACCTCAGGCCAGATTGCGATCGATCCAGAGAAGAATGAACTGATTTCTGGCGGGATCAAGGAGCAGACGCGGAGGGTTCTGCAAAACCTGAAAGCGGTTCTTGAAGCTGCGGGAAGTTCACTGGCGAATGTGGTGAAGACCACGGTCTACCTGTCTGACATGAACGAGTTTTCTGCTATGAATGAGGTCTATG